One genomic region from Streptomyces sp. NBC_01431 encodes:
- a CDS encoding ABC transporter permease, with protein MGVFAQAWTWLTTGANWSGEDGAWHRLGEHVYVSALALVVSCLVALPLALWLGHIGRGGALAVNISNVGRAIPVFAVLALFMVTPLRNAGYLPTVIALVLFAVPPLLTNAYVGMREVDRAAVEAARGMGMSGRQLFLQVELPLAYPLIMTGLRSAAVQIIATATIAAMAGLGGLGRIVTEGFAVYNTPQVVAGALLVAALALLVEGALVGLDRLFSPLRKRS; from the coding sequence ATGGGAGTCTTCGCGCAGGCTTGGACGTGGCTGACGACGGGCGCCAACTGGTCGGGGGAGGACGGCGCCTGGCACCGGCTCGGTGAGCACGTGTACGTCAGCGCGCTCGCCCTGGTGGTGTCGTGCCTGGTCGCCCTGCCGCTCGCGCTGTGGCTCGGGCACATCGGCAGGGGCGGCGCGCTCGCGGTCAACATCTCCAACGTCGGCCGGGCGATACCCGTCTTCGCGGTGCTCGCCCTGTTCATGGTGACCCCGCTGCGCAACGCGGGCTATCTGCCGACCGTGATCGCCCTGGTGCTCTTCGCGGTGCCGCCGCTGCTGACCAACGCCTACGTCGGCATGCGCGAGGTGGACCGGGCCGCGGTGGAGGCGGCCCGCGGCATGGGGATGTCCGGGCGTCAGCTCTTCCTCCAGGTCGAACTGCCGCTCGCCTACCCGCTGATCATGACCGGGCTCCGGTCGGCGGCGGTCCAGATCATCGCCACGGCGACCATCGCCGCGATGGCCGGCCTCGGTGGCCTGGGCCGCATAGTCACCGAGGGCTTCGCGGTGTACAACACCCCGCAGGTGGTGGCGGGGGCGCTGCTGGTGGCGGCGCTCGCGCTGCTCGTGGAGGGCGCGCTGGTGGGCCTTGACCGCCTGTTCAGCCCGCTGCGCAAGCGTTCGTGA
- a CDS encoding ABC transporter substrate-binding protein, with protein MSKILRTAGAVLGTVALAGSLAACGGDSLEKSKNDKDNGTSSSTGGGKKGSLVVGAAGFTESAVLAELYSQVLADAGYSTSVTTVKNRELYEPALEKGEIDVVPEYAATLTEFLNAKVNGDTAKDKPLASSDVTATVAELSKLAGPRGLKVLPAGAAVDQNAFAVTKEFAAKNNLKSLSDLGTSKAKVKIAAGDECKIRPFCAPGLTSKYGIDVAGIDPKGVGTPQAKQAVKDGVDQLVLTTTTDATLDTYGLVLLQDDKKLQNADNVLPVVNAKDAGGQEIADALGKLTKALTTADLVDLNRKVDAERAKPADVAKAYLQSKGLIKK; from the coding sequence ATGAGCAAGATCCTGCGTACGGCCGGTGCGGTGCTCGGCACGGTGGCGCTCGCGGGCTCGCTCGCCGCGTGTGGTGGCGACAGCCTGGAGAAGAGCAAGAACGACAAGGACAACGGCACGTCCAGCAGTACCGGCGGCGGGAAGAAGGGCTCGCTGGTCGTCGGCGCGGCCGGCTTCACCGAGTCCGCGGTCCTGGCCGAGCTGTACTCCCAGGTCCTCGCCGACGCCGGGTACTCGACCTCTGTCACCACGGTGAAGAACCGCGAACTGTACGAACCCGCCCTGGAGAAGGGCGAGATCGATGTCGTACCGGAATACGCGGCCACCCTCACCGAATTCCTCAATGCCAAGGTGAACGGTGACACGGCGAAGGACAAGCCGCTCGCCTCCAGCGATGTCACGGCCACCGTGGCCGAACTGTCCAAGCTCGCCGGGCCGCGCGGTCTGAAGGTGCTGCCGGCCGGTGCGGCGGTGGATCAGAACGCGTTCGCGGTGACCAAGGAATTCGCCGCCAAGAACAACCTCAAGTCCCTTTCGGATCTGGGTACGTCGAAGGCCAAGGTGAAGATCGCCGCGGGTGACGAGTGCAAGATCCGGCCGTTCTGCGCGCCGGGTCTGACGTCCAAGTACGGGATCGACGTCGCCGGCATCGACCCCAAGGGCGTCGGCACCCCGCAGGCCAAGCAGGCGGTCAAGGACGGCGTCGATCAACTGGTCCTGACCACCACGACCGACGCCACCCTGGACACCTACGGCCTTGTTCTGCTCCAGGACGACAAGAAGCTGCAGAACGCGGACAACGTGCTGCCCGTCGTCAATGCGAAGGACGCCGGCGGCCAGGAGATAGCCGATGCGCTCGGCAAGCTGACCAAGGCCCTGACGACGGCCGATCTGGTCGATCTGAACCGCAAGGTCGATGCCGAGCGGGCCAAGCCGGCCGATGTCGCCAAGGCGTATCTCCAGTCGAAGGGGCTGATCAAGAAGTAG
- a CDS encoding ABC transporter ATP-binding protein, with protein MIRFEHVTKRYDDGTTAVDDLSFEVAEGELVTLVGPSGCGKTTTMKMVNRLIEPTSGRIFLDGEDISTVDPVQLRRRIGYVIQQVGLFPHKTVLENTATVPHLLGVKKAKARERAAELLDLVGLDPKTYGSRYPEQLSGGQRQRVGVARALAADPPVLLMDEPFGAVDPVVRERLQNEFLRLQSQVRKTVLFVTHDIEEAVRLGDRIAVYGQGAIEQFDAPAAVLGTPATEYVADFVGADRGLKRLSVTPIEESDLEQPPVVHLDDPLPAEVPRWAVVLDAEDNLHGWISAEQARLGKGTVREHARRMEAWLPVGASLKQAFATMLQHDAGWIAVIDRAERGRFLGVLTPARLHEALRRSVDADAKDVPRTEVKVESVESVSSR; from the coding sequence ATGATCCGGTTCGAGCACGTCACCAAGCGGTACGACGACGGCACCACCGCCGTGGACGACCTGTCCTTCGAGGTGGCAGAGGGTGAACTGGTCACTCTCGTAGGACCGTCCGGCTGCGGCAAAACCACCACGATGAAGATGGTCAACCGGCTCATCGAGCCGACCAGCGGGCGGATATTCCTGGACGGCGAGGACATATCGACCGTCGATCCCGTTCAACTGCGGCGCCGCATCGGCTATGTGATCCAGCAGGTCGGTCTCTTCCCGCACAAGACGGTCCTGGAGAACACCGCGACCGTCCCGCACCTGCTCGGCGTGAAGAAGGCGAAGGCCCGCGAGCGAGCGGCCGAACTGCTCGACCTGGTGGGGCTCGACCCCAAGACGTACGGATCGCGCTACCCCGAGCAGCTCTCCGGCGGCCAGCGTCAACGGGTGGGCGTGGCAAGGGCGTTGGCGGCCGATCCGCCGGTGCTCCTGATGGACGAGCCGTTCGGCGCGGTCGACCCGGTGGTGCGCGAGCGGCTCCAGAACGAGTTCCTCAGGCTCCAGTCGCAGGTGCGCAAAACGGTCCTGTTCGTCACCCACGACATCGAGGAGGCGGTCCGCCTCGGCGACCGCATCGCCGTCTACGGGCAGGGCGCCATCGAGCAGTTCGACGCCCCCGCCGCCGTGCTCGGCACCCCCGCCACCGAGTACGTGGCGGACTTCGTGGGCGCCGACCGGGGTCTCAAGCGGCTCTCCGTCACCCCCATCGAGGAGAGCGACCTGGAGCAGCCGCCCGTGGTCCACCTCGACGACCCGCTGCCGGCCGAGGTGCCGCGCTGGGCGGTCGTCCTGGATGCCGAGGACAACCTGCACGGCTGGATCTCCGCCGAGCAGGCCCGGCTCGGCAAGGGCACAGTCCGCGAGCACGCCCGGCGGATGGAGGCCTGGCTGCCGGTCGGCGCCTCGCTGAAGCAGGCCTTCGCGACGATGCTCCAGCACGACGCCGGCTGGATCGCCGTGATCGACCGCGCGGAGCGCGGCCGCTTCCTCGGCGTCCTCACCCCGGCCCGGCTCCACGAGGCGCTGCGCCGCTCCGTCGACGCGGACGCCAAGGACGTGCCCCGGACCGAGGTGAAGGTCGAGTCGGTCGAGTCGGTCAGTTCGCGCTGA
- a CDS encoding MarR family winged helix-turn-helix transcriptional regulator, translating into MPGTSRPTAVSNAVLMDAIWDSLAGFYGDFSSAAAEEGLTSSQAKTLTVLRRGPASMRSLATTLHCDASNVTGIIDRLEARTLVRREPSPTDRRVKNVVLTEDGIRTVETVRIGMLATHTALDALPDADRVALHDLLQRLFATPEHGPATSG; encoded by the coding sequence ATGCCTGGAACCAGCCGCCCGACCGCTGTCAGCAACGCCGTGCTCATGGACGCCATCTGGGACTCCCTGGCCGGCTTCTACGGCGACTTCTCCTCGGCCGCCGCCGAGGAGGGCCTCACCTCCAGCCAGGCCAAGACCCTGACCGTGCTGCGCCGCGGACCCGCCTCCATGCGCTCGCTCGCCACCACGCTGCACTGCGACGCCTCCAACGTCACCGGGATCATCGACCGCCTGGAGGCCCGCACTCTGGTGCGCCGCGAACCGAGCCCGACCGACCGCCGCGTCAAGAACGTCGTCCTGACCGAGGACGGCATACGCACCGTGGAGACCGTGCGGATCGGCATGCTCGCCACCCACACCGCCCTGGACGCGCTCCCCGACGCCGACCGCGTCGCCCTGCACGACCTCCTCCAGCGCCTTTTCGCCACCCCCGAGCATGGTCCGGCAACCTCCGGCTGA
- a CDS encoding nuclear transport factor 2 family protein produces the protein MSARTDSEAVERANTAFYETLERGDFDELSELWLSATEAGDTGISCVHPGWPVLSGRGEVLRSYALIMANTEYIQFFLTDVKVVILGDTALVTCTENILSGGPAEESGELGPLVGQLVVATNVFRRTSDGWRLWSHHGSPVLAESGDEEPEED, from the coding sequence GTGAGCGCGCGTACCGACAGCGAGGCGGTCGAGCGCGCCAACACCGCGTTCTACGAGACGCTGGAGCGGGGCGACTTCGACGAGCTGTCCGAGCTGTGGCTGAGCGCGACCGAGGCCGGCGACACCGGGATCTCCTGCGTCCACCCGGGCTGGCCGGTGCTCTCCGGGCGCGGCGAGGTGCTCCGCTCGTACGCGCTGATCATGGCGAACACCGAGTACATCCAGTTCTTCCTGACCGATGTGAAGGTCGTCATCCTGGGCGACACCGCGCTGGTGACCTGCACCGAGAACATCCTCAGCGGCGGCCCCGCCGAGGAGAGCGGCGAGCTGGGGCCGCTGGTCGGGCAGCTCGTGGTCGCCACCAATGTGTTCCGCCGCACATCCGACGGCTGGCGGCTGTGGTCCCACCACGGCTCGCCGGTCCTCGCCGAATCGGGCGACGAAGAGCCGGAAGAGGACTGA
- a CDS encoding phosphatidylglycerol lysyltransferase domain-containing protein, with protein MSVRIDGDKNGSVPTRVRKVLRGPRPESVPRVVGTACTIVGLLDVAAGVFDRVRHSRFHSVSEVLPGTFGPFAAAVALSAGILLLLLAHGLKRRKRRAWRAAVVLLPIGAVAQFWYRHSITGVLISLVLLTLLVRHRSEFNALPDPRSRWKAVANFFLMGAGSLGLGLVIVSVHPNRTVGNPSIVDRIQHVMFGLFGFEGPVEYQGKTSWTVGYSLGALGLLTAVTTIYLAFRPEHPAARLTQDDEHKLRELLAKHGARDSLGHFALRRDKAVVFSPSGKAAVTYRVVSGVMLASGDPIGDVEAWPGAIERFMDEAKAHSWTPAVVGCSETGGEVWTRETGLDALELGDEAVVDVSDFSLAGRAMRNVRQMVKRIERNGYETRVRRVRDLSDGELERIRRAAEDWRGTDTERGFSMALGRIGDPNDGDCVIATAHKADDDGAAPGPYGDLKAILHFVPWGKDGMSLEMMRRDRSADPGMNELLIVASLQACDKIGIKQVSLNFAMFRSALARGEKIGAGPVLRMWRGLLVFLSRWFQIESLYKFNAKFQPRWEPRFMVYRAHADLPRIGFAVMQAEGFVNLGLPGPLARLTRAARRERACAHVTTPDQVPAA; from the coding sequence ATGTCTGTCAGGATAGATGGGGACAAAAACGGATCGGTTCCGACTCGTGTACGAAAGGTCCTCCGCGGGCCGCGCCCCGAGTCGGTTCCCAGGGTGGTCGGAACAGCCTGCACGATCGTGGGCCTCCTGGACGTAGCGGCCGGAGTCTTCGATCGCGTCCGGCACAGTCGGTTCCACAGCGTAAGCGAGGTGCTGCCGGGCACCTTCGGCCCCTTCGCGGCGGCCGTGGCGCTCAGCGCCGGCATCCTCCTGCTGCTCCTCGCGCACGGTCTCAAGCGCCGCAAGCGCCGGGCCTGGCGGGCCGCGGTGGTGCTGCTGCCCATCGGGGCGGTGGCCCAGTTCTGGTACCGGCACTCCATCACCGGCGTGCTGATCTCATTGGTGCTTCTCACCCTGCTGGTCCGCCACCGGAGCGAGTTCAACGCGCTGCCCGACCCGCGCAGCCGCTGGAAGGCCGTCGCGAACTTCTTCCTGATGGGCGCCGGATCGCTGGGCCTCGGCCTGGTCATCGTGAGCGTCCACCCGAACAGGACGGTCGGCAATCCGTCCATCGTGGACCGCATCCAGCACGTGATGTTCGGCCTCTTCGGCTTCGAGGGCCCGGTCGAGTACCAGGGCAAGACCAGCTGGACGGTCGGCTACTCCCTCGGCGCGCTGGGCCTGCTGACCGCCGTCACCACGATCTACCTGGCGTTCCGGCCCGAGCACCCGGCCGCCCGGCTCACCCAGGACGACGAGCACAAGCTGCGCGAACTGCTCGCCAAGCACGGCGCCCGCGACTCGCTCGGCCACTTCGCGCTCCGCCGCGACAAGGCCGTCGTCTTCTCGCCCAGCGGCAAGGCGGCCGTCACCTACCGCGTGGTCTCCGGTGTGATGCTCGCCTCCGGCGACCCGATCGGCGACGTCGAGGCCTGGCCCGGCGCCATCGAGCGCTTCATGGACGAGGCGAAGGCACATTCCTGGACCCCGGCGGTCGTCGGCTGCTCCGAAACCGGCGGCGAGGTCTGGACCCGCGAGACCGGGCTCGACGCCCTGGAGCTGGGTGACGAGGCGGTGGTGGACGTCTCGGATTTCTCGCTGGCCGGACGCGCCATGCGAAACGTACGCCAGATGGTCAAGCGCATCGAGCGCAATGGCTACGAAACCCGCGTACGGCGCGTTCGTGACCTCTCCGACGGTGAGCTGGAGCGGATCCGCCGGGCCGCCGAGGACTGGCGCGGCACCGACACCGAGCGCGGCTTCTCGATGGCGCTGGGCCGCATCGGCGACCCGAACGACGGCGACTGCGTGATCGCGACGGCCCACAAGGCGGACGACGACGGGGCGGCGCCCGGCCCGTACGGCGACCTGAAGGCCATCCTGCACTTCGTGCCCTGGGGCAAGGACGGAATGTCGCTTGAGATGATGCGCCGCGACCGCTCGGCCGACCCCGGCATGAACGAGCTCCTGATCGTGGCCTCGCTCCAGGCGTGCGACAAGATCGGCATCAAGCAGGTGTCGCTCAACTTCGCGATGTTCCGCTCGGCGCTCGCACGCGGCGAGAAGATCGGCGCGGGTCCGGTCCTGCGGATGTGGCGCGGCCTGCTGGTCTTCCTCTCCCGCTGGTTCCAGATCGAGTCGCTGTACAAGTTCAACGCGAAGTTCCAGCCCCGGTGGGAGCCGAGGTTCATGGTGTACCGGGCGCACGCCGACCTCCCCCGCATCGGCTTCGCCGTGATGCAGGCCGAGGGCTTCGTGAACCTGGGCCTGCCGGGGCCGCTGGCCCGCCTGACCCGGGCGGCCCGCCGCGAACGCGCCTGCGCGCACGTGACCACCCCGGACCAGGTGCCCGCGGCGTAG
- a CDS encoding PhlD yields MTTDEICADIRRAHPDLPRLEAFLRIARATTVETRHFCRPLGAPTVAGNALVEQRNRAAYEDASVMAVEAARRALDAARLRPEDIDCVITSHTTSWTVPSLDLHLIAALGLRPEIRRHPMSTTGCAGGAQGLLRARDDIAAHPGANVLVVTSECLSAATYNHADTSRESMVYKVLFGDGAAAAVVSARPSWGGASFVIEDAFEYALPDSADRYRGRLTGAGLHFDSTRAATAAFNDCLPAIRKWLAADGRPLDFAVVHPGGPRILDDIAAGLQLDGDRAGGALRTAWASLAENGNLGGSAVLDVLSRTFTEPPGHDERGLIIGFGPGFVLAAVRGHWSN; encoded by the coding sequence GTGACGACCGACGAGATCTGCGCCGACATCCGCCGGGCCCATCCGGACCTGCCGCGCCTGGAGGCCTTCCTGAGGATCGCTCGGGCGACGACCGTCGAGACCCGCCACTTCTGCCGTCCGCTGGGCGCGCCGACCGTGGCCGGAAATGCCCTTGTCGAACAGCGCAACCGGGCGGCCTACGAGGACGCGTCGGTCATGGCGGTCGAAGCGGCCCGCAGAGCGCTGGACGCGGCCCGGCTGCGGCCCGAGGACATCGACTGCGTCATCACCAGCCACACCACCTCCTGGACCGTGCCGAGCCTCGACCTCCACCTGATCGCCGCACTCGGTCTGCGGCCCGAGATCCGGCGCCACCCCATGAGCACGACCGGCTGTGCGGGCGGCGCCCAGGGGCTGCTCCGCGCCCGCGACGACATCGCCGCCCACCCCGGCGCCAACGTCCTGGTCGTCACCTCGGAATGCCTGTCCGCGGCGACGTACAACCACGCGGACACCAGCCGCGAATCCATGGTCTACAAGGTCCTGTTCGGGGACGGCGCCGCCGCCGCGGTCGTCTCCGCGCGCCCCTCCTGGGGCGGGGCGAGCTTCGTCATCGAGGACGCCTTCGAGTACGCGCTGCCCGACAGCGCCGACCGCTACCGGGGGCGGCTGACCGGCGCCGGGCTGCACTTCGACTCCACCCGCGCGGCCACCGCCGCCTTCAACGACTGCCTGCCCGCCATCCGTAAATGGCTGGCGGCGGACGGCCGGCCGCTCGACTTCGCGGTGGTCCACCCCGGCGGTCCGCGCATCCTGGACGACATCGCCGCCGGCCTCCAGCTCGACGGCGACCGCGCGGGCGGGGCCCTGCGCACCGCCTGGGCCAGTCTCGCCGAGAACGGGAACCTGGGCGGCTCGGCGGTCCTCGACGTGCTGTCCCGTACGTTCACCGAGCCGCCCGGCCACGACGAGCGCGGCCTGATCATCGGCTTCGGCCCCGGCTTCGTCCTTGCCGCCGTCCGGGGCCACTGGTCCAACTGA
- a CDS encoding MFS transporter: MTTNQRPRGGTGLVLVLGLAAMVVSMMQTLVVPILGIIQTDLGTTTSGVSWVTTATLLSAAVFTPLLGRFGDMHGKKPTLIGVLVVMVAGSVLAATTSSLTLLIVGRVLQGAATAIFPLALSVLREEIAPQKLHGAMALVSGTLAFGSGLALVGAGLLTQGSHPDYHRVFWLAVILAVLALIAVIAVVPASRTKTGGRTDWLGAATLAGFLVLLLLPISQGHEWGWGSARTVGFFVAAVVMAGVWVLVERNVKAPMVDMRMFAHRPVLFTNLAGLLLGFAMFSQFIGVSYLVQMPDKLTGYGFSASVLRASVEYLLPTTLVSLVAAPLGGQLVGRIGARFTLAAGAAFGVLGFAWLTGAHDSTSSVILAGMLIGAAISFGYAAMPALIVASVPHHQTGIANGINSISRSVGSAIASAVITSLLASKVISGLPKGVPPLPAESQFTLSFALAGIAFVLVVGVALVGLSSDKARGRRVAESSATAVEVELEKA; the protein is encoded by the coding sequence GTGACCACTAACCAACGCCCCCGCGGCGGTACCGGCCTCGTCCTGGTGCTCGGCCTGGCCGCCATGGTCGTCTCGATGATGCAGACCCTGGTCGTACCGATCCTCGGGATCATCCAGACCGACCTCGGCACCACCACCTCGGGCGTCAGCTGGGTCACCACCGCGACCCTGCTCTCGGCGGCCGTCTTCACCCCGCTGCTCGGCCGCTTCGGCGACATGCACGGCAAGAAGCCGACGCTGATCGGTGTGCTCGTGGTCATGGTCGCGGGCTCCGTGCTCGCCGCCACCACCAGCTCGCTCACCCTGCTGATCGTCGGCCGGGTGCTCCAGGGCGCGGCCACCGCGATCTTCCCGCTCGCTCTTTCCGTACTGCGCGAGGAGATCGCGCCGCAGAAGCTGCACGGCGCGATGGCGCTGGTCAGCGGCACCCTTGCGTTCGGCAGTGGCCTCGCGCTCGTCGGCGCCGGTCTGCTCACGCAAGGCTCGCACCCCGACTACCACCGGGTGTTCTGGCTCGCAGTGATCCTCGCGGTCCTCGCCCTGATCGCGGTCATCGCGGTCGTACCGGCCTCCCGTACGAAGACGGGCGGGCGCACCGACTGGCTCGGCGCGGCCACCCTGGCCGGCTTCCTCGTTCTGCTCCTGCTGCCCATCTCGCAGGGTCACGAGTGGGGCTGGGGCTCCGCCCGTACGGTCGGGTTCTTCGTCGCCGCCGTGGTCATGGCCGGGGTCTGGGTCCTGGTCGAGCGCAACGTGAAGGCGCCCATGGTGGACATGCGGATGTTCGCGCACCGGCCGGTGCTCTTCACCAACCTGGCCGGGCTGCTGCTCGGTTTCGCGATGTTCTCGCAGTTCATCGGCGTCTCGTACCTGGTGCAGATGCCGGACAAGCTGACCGGCTACGGCTTCTCGGCGTCCGTGCTTCGGGCCTCCGTCGAGTACCTGCTGCCGACCACGCTCGTCTCGCTGGTCGCCGCACCGCTGGGCGGGCAGCTGGTGGGCCGGATCGGAGCGCGCTTCACGCTCGCGGCCGGTGCCGCCTTCGGTGTCCTGGGCTTCGCCTGGCTGACCGGGGCACACGACTCGACGTCGTCCGTGATCCTCGCGGGGATGCTGATCGGTGCCGCGATCAGCTTCGGGTACGCGGCGATGCCGGCGCTCATCGTGGCGAGCGTCCCGCACCACCAGACGGGCATCGCGAACGGCATCAACTCGATCTCGCGCTCGGTGGGTTCGGCGATCGCCAGCGCGGTGATCACCTCCCTCCTCGCCTCAAAGGTGATCTCGGGCCTGCCCAAGGGCGTGCCGCCGCTGCCGGCCGAGAGCCAGTTCACGCTGAGCTTCGCGCTGGCGGGGATCGCGTTCGTGCTTGTTGTGGGCGTGGCGCTGGTGGGCCTTTCGTCCGACAAGGCGCGGGGGCGGCGGGTCGCGGAGTCTTCGGCGACGGCGGTTGAAGTGGAGCTGGAAAAGGCCTGA
- a CDS encoding ABC transporter permease — translation MAGNCLAANDWICWEYVSSRSQELTDATVQHVWITAVSVLIGLLVAFPLALLARGRKGVAATVLGFTTVLYTVPSLAMFALLLPVFGLSAGLVITGLVLYSLTILVRNILAGLESVPADALEAARGMGYGRIRLLFEVELPLALPALMAGLRIATVATVALTTIGSLVDHGGLGNLIEQGLPTFFKAQILTASVLCVVLAIAADLLLLGLQRLLTPWTRIRTAKAV, via the coding sequence GTGGCCGGGAACTGCCTGGCGGCGAACGACTGGATCTGCTGGGAGTACGTCAGCTCCCGCAGCCAGGAGCTGACCGACGCGACGGTCCAGCACGTCTGGATCACCGCGGTGTCCGTGCTCATAGGGCTGCTCGTCGCCTTCCCGCTGGCGCTGCTCGCCCGGGGCCGCAAGGGCGTCGCGGCGACCGTGCTCGGCTTCACGACCGTGCTCTACACGGTCCCCTCGCTCGCGATGTTCGCCCTGCTGCTCCCGGTCTTCGGCCTCTCGGCCGGCCTTGTGATCACGGGCCTGGTGCTCTACTCACTGACGATCCTGGTGCGCAACATCCTGGCCGGGCTCGAATCGGTGCCCGCCGATGCCCTGGAGGCGGCGCGCGGCATGGGGTACGGGCGCATACGGCTGCTGTTCGAGGTCGAGCTGCCGCTCGCGCTGCCCGCGTTGATGGCCGGTCTGCGGATCGCCACCGTCGCCACCGTCGCGCTGACCACGATCGGCTCCCTCGTCGACCACGGCGGCCTCGGCAACCTCATTGAGCAGGGCCTGCCCACCTTCTTCAAGGCGCAGATCCTGACCGCCTCGGTGCTGTGCGTGGTGCTCGCGATCGCCGCCGACCTGCTGCTGCTCGGTCTCCAGCGGCTGCTCACGCCCTGGACCCGGATCCGTACGGCGAAGGCGGTCTGA
- a CDS encoding alpha/beta hydrolase, producing the protein MGLTSNKVLALAVFLAVVLFAVTIWLWPRLARRSWKAVTGRVGLLLATQLAIFASVGLAANNSFLFYGSWADLFGQEQDMGKVVDHSAGGTNVQVIDKQKPETPGAGKPALGGEIQKIVLAGAKSKITSPAYVYLPPEYFQKAYENKTFPAAIVLTGYPGTAENLLKGLRYPKTAWTQAKQKKMQPMILIMMRPTVAGQRDTECVDIPNGPQTETFFAKDVPGAISANYRVGTKAQNWGFIGDSTGGYCALKIGMHHPAQFAASAGLSAYYKAADDPTTGDLFHGNKKEENRANLLWSLDHLPQGKSSFLVTTSLSGEDNLKPTRSFIAKVKAPGRVSSITLDSGGHNFNTWRREIPPTLEWMSGRLSAN; encoded by the coding sequence ATGGGTCTCACGAGCAACAAGGTTCTGGCACTCGCCGTGTTCCTGGCGGTGGTGCTGTTCGCGGTCACCATCTGGTTGTGGCCGCGCCTGGCACGGCGCAGCTGGAAGGCTGTGACGGGCCGCGTCGGGCTGCTCCTCGCGACCCAGCTGGCGATCTTCGCCTCGGTCGGTCTGGCCGCCAACAACTCGTTCCTGTTCTACGGGTCCTGGGCGGACCTGTTCGGCCAGGAGCAGGACATGGGCAAGGTCGTCGACCACTCGGCGGGCGGCACGAACGTCCAGGTCATCGACAAGCAGAAGCCGGAGACGCCGGGGGCGGGCAAGCCGGCGCTGGGCGGCGAGATCCAGAAGATCGTGCTGGCCGGCGCCAAGTCGAAGATCACGAGCCCGGCCTACGTCTATCTGCCCCCCGAGTACTTCCAGAAGGCGTACGAGAACAAGACCTTCCCGGCCGCGATCGTGCTGACCGGCTACCCGGGCACCGCCGAGAACCTGCTCAAGGGCCTGCGGTACCCGAAGACGGCGTGGACGCAGGCCAAACAGAAGAAGATGCAGCCGATGATCCTGATCATGATGCGCCCGACGGTGGCGGGTCAGCGGGACACCGAATGCGTGGACATACCGAACGGCCCGCAGACCGAGACGTTCTTCGCGAAGGACGTGCCGGGCGCGATCTCGGCGAACTACCGGGTCGGCACAAAAGCGCAGAACTGGGGCTTCATCGGCGATTCGACCGGCGGCTACTGCGCGCTGAAGATCGGCATGCACCACCCCGCGCAGTTCGCGGCGAGCGCGGGACTGTCGGCGTACTACAAGGCGGCGGACGACCCGACGACCGGTGACCTCTTCCACGGCAACAAGAAGGAGGAGAACCGGGCCAACCTGCTGTGGAGCCTGGACCACCTGCCGCAGGGCAAGTCGTCCTTCCTGGTCACCACCTCGCTGTCCGGCGAGGACAACCTCAAGCCGACCCGGTCCTTCATCGCCAAGGTGAAGGCGCCCGGCCGTGTGTCGTCCATCACGCTCGACAGTGGCGGGCACAACTTCAACACCTGGCGGCGCGAGATCCCGCCGACCCTGGAGTGGATGAGCGGGCGGCTCAGCGCGAACTGA
- the folP gene encoding dihydropteroate synthase — protein MSTLNGRGSVEGLPEWDRCAVMGVVNVTPDSFSDGGRWFDTSTAVKHGLDLVAEGADLVDVGGESTRPGASRVDEDEELRRVIPVVRGLAAEGVTVSVDTMRARVAEQAIAAGAALVNDVSGGLADPAMIPAVAATGAPFVVMHWRGFSQDMNSRAVYDDVVAEVVAELRVRTEAVIEGGIAPERLVIDPGLGFAKQAEHDLALVAHLAELHALGRPLLVAASRKRFLGRVLAGDEGAPPPARERDAATAAVSAIAAHEGAWAVRVHEVRATADAVRVARAVEGAR, from the coding sequence ATGAGTACGTTGAACGGGCGGGGGTCCGTCGAAGGCCTGCCCGAATGGGACCGCTGCGCGGTCATGGGCGTGGTCAATGTGACGCCCGACTCCTTCTCCGACGGCGGCCGGTGGTTCGACACCTCCACCGCCGTCAAACACGGCCTCGACCTCGTCGCCGAGGGTGCCGACCTCGTCGACGTCGGCGGCGAGTCCACCCGCCCCGGCGCCTCCCGCGTGGACGAGGACGAGGAGCTGCGCCGCGTCATCCCGGTCGTGCGGGGCCTGGCCGCCGAGGGCGTCACCGTCTCCGTCGACACCATGCGCGCCCGCGTCGCCGAACAGGCGATAGCCGCCGGCGCGGCTCTGGTCAACGACGTCAGCGGCGGGCTCGCGGACCCCGCGATGATCCCCGCCGTCGCCGCCACCGGCGCCCCCTTCGTGGTGATGCACTGGCGCGGCTTCAGCCAGGACATGAACAGCCGCGCGGTCTACGACGACGTGGTGGCCGAGGTCGTCGCCGAACTCCGCGTCCGTACCGAGGCCGTCATCGAGGGCGGCATCGCCCCCGAACGCCTCGTGATCGACCCCGGCCTCGGCTTCGCCAAGCAGGCCGAACACGACCTCGCGCTCGTGGCCCACCTCGCCGAGCTGCACGCGCTCGGCCGCCCCCTCCTGGTCGCCGCCTCCCGCAAGCGGTTCCTCGGCCGCGTACTGGCCGGTGACGAGGGCGCCCCGCCGCCCGCCCGCGAGCGCGACGCGGCCACCGCCGCCGTCTCCGCCATCGCCGCGCACGAGGGCGCCTGGGCGGTCCGCGTCCACGAGGTACGGGCCACCGCCGACGCCGTGCGCGTGGCACGCGCCGTCGAGGGCGCGCGGTGA